Proteins co-encoded in one Nostoc sp. KVJ3 genomic window:
- a CDS encoding ISAs1 family transposase translates to MSEGFETKSADSVKNTRCQPKSRKIADIGSIQQSLVEHFSDIKDKRVERTKKHQFTDILVIAILAIIAGAQGWEDIENYGISKQTWLEEFLALPNGIPSDDTFRRVFELIDPEALNRCFLRWVETLITNMGGEIIPIDGKTIRGSYDRNQGQSALHLISAWASEHSLVLAQVKVEDKSNEITAIPALLEMLDISGCIITIDAMGTQTEIAKQIIAKKADYVLALKANHPMLYSQVKEWFDKAQAEQFSGINVSYDKRIEKAHHRTEIREVWTVPIAAIGELYQPKLWAGLQSLVMVVRVRHLWNKTTREVQFYLTSLNSDAQIIGRAIRKHWGIENEAHWTLDCTFAEDACRIRSFHSPQNFALLRRFVLNALNREQTYKRSLRQKMKRTAMDNNYMIQVLSCFIDNTLDSSDSLCQA, encoded by the coding sequence ATGTCAGAGGGCTTTGAAACTAAATCTGCTGATAGTGTCAAAAATACTCGTTGTCAGCCAAAATCAAGAAAAATAGCAGACATTGGCAGTATTCAACAAAGTCTAGTTGAGCATTTCTCGGATATCAAAGACAAGAGAGTAGAGCGGACGAAGAAACATCAATTCACAGATATCTTAGTCATCGCAATTTTAGCAATCATAGCTGGAGCACAAGGGTGGGAAGACATCGAGAATTATGGCATCAGCAAGCAAACATGGTTAGAAGAGTTTCTGGCATTACCAAATGGTATTCCCTCAGATGATACATTTCGACGAGTGTTTGAGTTGATCGACCCAGAAGCATTAAATCGATGTTTCTTGAGATGGGTAGAAACCCTAATCACAAACATGGGAGGAGAAATTATCCCCATAGATGGAAAGACAATTAGGGGTTCTTATGACCGCAATCAAGGTCAAAGCGCACTCCACCTTATAAGTGCCTGGGCGAGTGAGCACAGTTTAGTGTTGGCACAAGTGAAAGTAGAAGATAAATCCAATGAAATCACCGCCATTCCAGCACTGTTAGAAATGCTAGACATCTCTGGCTGTATCATCACCATTGATGCAATGGGAACACAAACCGAAATTGCCAAACAGATTATCGCCAAAAAAGCTGATTATGTCCTGGCACTGAAAGCCAACCATCCCATGCTCTATTCTCAAGTCAAAGAATGGTTTGACAAAGCGCAAGCAGAGCAATTTTCGGGGATTAATGTTAGTTATGACAAACGGATTGAAAAAGCACATCATCGCACGGAAATTCGTGAAGTTTGGACTGTACCCATTGCGGCTATCGGTGAGCTTTATCAACCCAAATTATGGGCAGGTTTGCAATCTCTAGTTATGGTTGTCCGTGTTCGTCATCTTTGGAATAAAACTACTCGTGAGGTTCAGTTTTATCTCACTTCTTTAAACAGTGATGCTCAAATTATCGGTCGGGCTATCCGAAAACACTGGGGCATTGAAAACGAGGCTCACTGGACTCTTGACTGTACTTTTGCAGAAGACGCTTGTCGCATTCGTTCTTTCCACAGTCCCCAAAATTTTGCTCTTTTACGACGCTTCGTTCTCAATGCTCTTAACCGTGAACAGACCTACAAACGTAGTCTTCGTCAAAAAATGAAACGCACCGCTATGGATAACAATTATATGATTCAGGTTCTCAGTTGTTTCATTGACAATACTTTAGATTCTTCTGATTCCTTGTGTCAAGCCTGA
- a CDS encoding FAD-dependent oxidoreductase: MNPEYYDDIIIGSGKAGKTLAPALVADGRKTALVERSLTMIGGGCINIACIPTKTMVASAEVANTVRHSAAYGVKANAPIVDLAAVIGRKRSVVQSMREMNLHNLETALGHELIVGVGRFVSSKTIEVTTVDTTRLLTAERFFINTGTRPLIPSLPGLTEAGFLTSESIMELEQLPEHLIVLGSGYIGLEFAQMFQRFGSRVTVIGHSEQILSNQDSDIAIAVQTLLEREGIEFLLKTNVLKVDRVDNATVLQIQVADRSLSLQGSHLLVAIGRAPTTDSLNLAAAGVTTDAHGFIVVNERLETNIPGIWALGDINGGLQYTHVSLDDYRIVKANLIDGGNRSTCERLIPSCLFIDPELAHVGLTETEAQQQGYAIHVAKLDASAG, from the coding sequence AGTGGCAAAGCAGGTAAAACCCTAGCACCAGCGCTAGTCGCGGACGGACGTAAAACCGCTCTGGTGGAACGCAGCTTAACCATGATTGGTGGTGGGTGCATCAACATCGCCTGCATCCCTACCAAAACGATGGTTGCCAGTGCAGAGGTCGCCAATACTGTGCGACACAGCGCTGCTTACGGTGTTAAAGCCAATGCACCCATTGTTGATTTAGCAGCCGTAATTGGGCGCAAACGATCTGTCGTACAGTCCATGCGTGAAATGAATTTGCACAATCTAGAAACTGCTCTGGGTCACGAACTGATAGTTGGAGTGGGACGGTTTGTGTCATCCAAAACGATTGAAGTGACAACGGTTGACACCACTCGCTTACTCACCGCAGAACGGTTCTTTATCAATACAGGCACACGACCGTTAATTCCATCGCTACCTGGACTCACAGAAGCTGGTTTTTTGACGAGCGAATCGATCATGGAACTGGAACAGTTGCCGGAGCATCTGATCGTACTTGGGAGTGGCTATATTGGGTTGGAATTTGCCCAGATGTTCCAGCGCTTTGGCTCTCGCGTGACTGTGATTGGGCATAGTGAGCAAATTCTATCAAATCAAGATTCAGATATTGCGATCGCCGTTCAAACGCTGCTAGAACGAGAAGGCATTGAATTCTTGCTGAAGACAAATGTATTGAAAGTAGATCGCGTTGACAATGCGACTGTCCTTCAGATCCAGGTTGCCGATCGCTCCCTTAGCCTCCAAGGTTCACATTTGCTCGTCGCTATCGGTCGTGCGCCAACCACTGATAGCTTAAATTTAGCCGCTGCTGGTGTGACAACTGATGCCCACGGGTTTATTGTAGTCAACGAGCGCCTGGAAACAAACATACCGGGGATTTGGGCGTTAGGCGACATCAATGGAGGACTGCAATATACCCATGTCTCGCTTGATGATTACCGCATTGTCAAAGCAAATCTGATTGATGGTGGCAACCGCAGCACGTGCGAGCGATTGATTCCATCCTGTCTGTTCATTGATCCCGAACTGGCTCATGTGGGTTTGACCGAAACCGAAGCACAGCAACAAGGGTATGCCATCCATGTGGCGAAACTGGATGCCTCAGCAGGGTAA